The sequence GAAGAGCTGCACCGGGATATCATAGGCGTGGTTGTAAAGGAAGCGGTGGGAAGGTATGCAGCAAAGGTATTCCCCTTCGATATAGTTAAAAGCAAGATAGAAGAAGGGGTTAAGGAGGCATTGCTTAAGATTGATTCCTTTAAACCCGTAAAAGAAGAGGGCCCCGTAGAGCTTGAAGTTTCCTTTTTCAGGACAGTTATGGCGGATATGACCCTATTAATCCCCGGGACCAAAAAGAAGGACCCGAGGACGGTGATTTACACCGCAAGGGATTATTTAGAAGCCTATAAAGTTTTCCGGGCAATGCTCGCCATATCACCGGGTATTAATTAGGAAGGAGTGGTAAAATGCTTGCGGTAAAGGGTGGAAAAATTTATACAATGGCCAGTAAAAGGGTAATAGAAGAAGGAATAATTTTTATCGACGGCGGTAAGATTGTTGATGTGGCGGAAAGGGCTGAAATACCGGCGGGTGTTGAAATAATTGACGCGAAAGGTAAGTACATATTTCCCGGTTTCATCGATGCTCACTGCCATATAGGGCTTTTTGAGGAAGGTGTGGGTGCCATAGGAGAGGACGGAAATGAGTGGACGGATCCGATAACTCCGCACCTTAGAGCTATAGATGCCGTAAACCCTGCGGACGTGGCTTTTAAAGATGCCGTAAAGGGAGGCGTCACCGCGGTATTTACCGGCCCGGGCAGTGCCAACGTAATCGGGGGACAATCCGCCGCATTAAAAACCCACGGCAGGGTTGTAGATGAAATGATAATAAAATCTCCTGCGGGATTAAAGATCGCCTTTGGAGAAAACCCCAAAAGGGTTTACGGAGAGCAAAAAAAATCCCCTGCAACAAGAATGGCTACAGCCGCACTTTTAAGGGAGACCCTTTATAAGGCGAGAAATTACAAGCTCAAAAAGGAAAGGACTAAAGAGGGCGAAGTATTTGAAACGGATTTAAAAATGGAAATCCTTTGCCAGGTTCTTGACAAAAAGCTTCCCCTCAGGGCTCATGCCCACAGGGCGGATGATATAATGACCGCTATCAGGATAGCAAAGGAGTTTGATGTGGACCTGGTCATTGAACACTGCACCGAAGGACACCTGATTGCCGATAATATAGCAAAAGAAAATGTGCCTGCGGTGGTAGGACCTTCCCTGACCTCTAAGTCAAAGTATGAATTAAAAGACCTTACTTTTAAAACTCCGGGAGTTCTTGCGGAAAAGGGAGTAAAAGTCGCTATAATGACCGACCATCCCGTTATACCCATTCAGTACCTTCCTCTTCTTGCCGCTCTTGCGGTGAAGGAAGGGATGAAAGAAGAGGATGCATTGCTTGCAATTACGAAAAATGCCGCTGAAATAATAGGTATTGCTGACAGGGTGGGGAGCATAGAAAAAGGAAAGGATGCGGACATCGTAATATGGGATAAATTCCCCCTTGACTTAATGGCAAGACCGGATATTGTGATAATAAATGGTGAGGTTGTGTATAAAGGATAATATAAATAAAGCGTCCTCCGTTCATTGTCAAAAAAGAGGACGCTTATAATTTTGATTTTTATTCACCATGATATTTTTTATAGACACCATCAACCGTGATTCTGAGTTTCGCAGATCCCTTTGAAGGTATTTTCCCGGGAATCATAGCATTTTTTATAGCATTAATAGCATTTAGTGAAGATAATTCTTTTGCGCCTCCTTGATTACCTAAATTAAATAAATTCTCCATATTATTTTCCTTTAAAAAGCTCAATGCATCTTTCATTTCTTGCGAATCAGGCAGTTTTATTCCATTTCCAATGCCCGGCACGTTTCCTATGTTATCTAATTGCTCTGCCATTTTATTAAAATCTACTGTAAAAGCTCCTTGAATAGGACATTTATGGTTAAAAACATCTACCTCCATTGACATATTTATTCCTTTTGCGTTCCAATCATTTAAATCGGGAGTTACGGCAATAACTTGACTTATACCATCAAGAGGAAGCGGTTCGGATAAATTTATGGTTCCAATTGGTTCAGGAAATGAAAAAACCGTATATCCTTTAAACACAACACCCTCCAATAATGCAGGAACGGTTATTAATATTCCCTGAGGGGGGATATTTTCTTTTATGCCGTATTTTTCATAAGCATCTTTCAATTCTTCTGTATTATCGGAAGGTTTTTTCAATATCCTGACCAAAGAATTATATATATCCGGGTTATTAATTGCAAAAGAGGCACTACCCGATGTTTCAACTACCTTTTTCCCATCAATAAAACCCTCGCCGCCGAAATTATAGGAAGAACTTTTTACTACATAATAACAATGGTCTTTAATTTCGAGATTTTCTATCAAATTGCCCTTTGATTTCCATTCAAAACCCGGCACGCTGTAATTGTATTCAAATGTTAAATTTAGCTGCATTTCTTTATAGCATTTTCCGGTTTCTACCCTGAATTTATCAGCCTCTTTTAATTCGTCCTTCAAATTTGCATTAGAATAAATCAAAACAAGAGCCTGAATATCTTCATTTTTATCCGTCTTTGCTTTGCAATATTGTTTAACGGTTTCGGAGGACCAGTCTTCAACAACCCAATTACCATTAATCCTTAAAATAGCCTG is a genomic window of Thermovenabulum gondwanense containing:
- a CDS encoding amidohydrolase, whose product is MLAVKGGKIYTMASKRVIEEGIIFIDGGKIVDVAERAEIPAGVEIIDAKGKYIFPGFIDAHCHIGLFEEGVGAIGEDGNEWTDPITPHLRAIDAVNPADVAFKDAVKGGVTAVFTGPGSANVIGGQSAALKTHGRVVDEMIIKSPAGLKIAFGENPKRVYGEQKKSPATRMATAALLRETLYKARNYKLKKERTKEGEVFETDLKMEILCQVLDKKLPLRAHAHRADDIMTAIRIAKEFDVDLVIEHCTEGHLIADNIAKENVPAVVGPSLTSKSKYELKDLTFKTPGVLAEKGVKVAIMTDHPVIPIQYLPLLAALAVKEGMKEEDALLAITKNAAEIIGIADRVGSIEKGKDADIVIWDKFPLDLMARPDIVIINGEVVYKG